In Deinococcus apachensis DSM 19763, the DNA window AACCTCTACCCCGCTCACCCCGTACCCCGGGACGTATGAGTCTCGCCTTTCTCGTCTTTCTGATCGCGTGGATCATCGGCATGGTCGGGACCTTCGTGCCCGCCCTGCCCGCGACGGTCATCATCTTTGCCGGAACGGTGGCGGCCACCTTCATCGACGGGTTTCAGGTCTGGCCGGACCTGCCCTTTCTGCTCACCTTCGCGGTGATCACCTTTCTGGTCAGCATGGTGGACAACGTGGCCTCGGCCTGGGGCGCGCGGCGGTACGGCGGCAGCAAGCAGGCGGTGTGGGGGGCACTGATCGGCGGCCTGGTGGGCATCTTCCTGCCTTTTGGACTGGTCGTGGGGCCATTGGGCGGCGCGCTGGTCGCGGAGCTGTTCGTGGTCCGCAAGCCTGTGCTGGAAGGGGTGCGGGCGGCCTGGGGCACACTGATTGGCCTCCTGGCGGGCATCGCCGCCAAGCTGGTGCTGCACCTCCTAATCGGCGTCTACGAGTTGTGGAGGTTGTGGGACCCGGCGAAGAGCATTCTCGGGTCAGCCTGAAACATTTCTTTGAAGGGAGGCGTGGG includes these proteins:
- a CDS encoding DUF456 domain-containing protein, with the protein product MSLAFLVFLIAWIIGMVGTFVPALPATVIIFAGTVAATFIDGFQVWPDLPFLLTFAVITFLVSMVDNVASAWGARRYGGSKQAVWGALIGGLVGIFLPFGLVVGPLGGALVAELFVVRKPVLEGVRAAWGTLIGLLAGIAAKLVLHLLIGVYELWRLWDPAKSILGSA